The nucleotide sequence GGCGCCGTACTCGGTGGCGCCGATCTTTCCGCCCGCCGAGCCGTCCGCGGTGATCGCGGCGGTCACCAGCTGGCGCCCGAACTTCGCGCGCAGCGCCTTGACCAGCTCGGTGAGCGCCTTCGGCCCGCTCGTGTCGCAGGTGTTGCCGCAGGCGTTCGGGTACTCCCAGTCGACGTCGATGCCGTCGAAGACGCCCGCCCAGCGCGGGTCGTTGACCAGGTTGTAGCAGGATTCCGCGAACGCGGCGGGGTTCTTCGCCGCCTCGGTGAACCCGGCCGACCAGGTCCAGCCGCCGAACGACCACAGCACCTTGAGCTTCGGGTGCAGCTTCTTGAGCTGCAGGAGCTGGTTGAAGCTGCCGTGCAGCGCGCCGGCTTCGGTGCTGTCGGCCTGGCCGCTGACGCTCGTGGCGGCGTCGTAGGGCATGTCGTGGTCGGCCCACGGGTCGCCGACCGCGCAGCCGCCGCCGGTCACGTTGCCGAACGCGTAGTTGAGGTGGGTCAGCTTCGCGGCCGACCCGGAGGTCTCGATGTCCTTGACGTGGTAACCGCGGGCGTAGACGTCCCAGTCGGCGAAGTAGGCCATCACCTTGCCCTGGGCCGGCGTGGCGTCCGCGGGCGACGCGACGACCGAGGCACCGGCGAGCGCGAGCGCGACGACGGCGATGCGTTTTCTCATGCGGAGCACGGGATTCTCCTCATCGGCCGGACTGGCGGACGTGCCGAGGCTAACAGGTCCAGACCACTGCGGACCAGAGGGAATCCGGGTGGTCAGCGGGTTTCGGTGTACCTCCGCAGCCGGGTCCGGATTCACGCGTGCGATGATCGGCCGATGACCGAGTTCGGCTGCGCCCGCTGTTCCGGCGAAGATGCCCTGACCGCGCTGGCGTTCTGCACGACCCGGCTGAACAAGACCCATCGCCTGGTCGAGCGGTCGCACTTCAGCATTTCACTGCGCCGGTGCCCGGAGTGCGGCCAGTCGTTCGCCGCGATCTTCACCGAGTTCGTCGACACCTCGGGCGGCGAAGACGCGCAGTACTTCGACTTCGTCCCGCTCACCACCGCCGAGGTGTCCACACTGGCGGCGCAGGGCGCCCGCATCGACCTGGCCGAGCTGGGCGCGCTGGGCAGCGTCCGCCGCCGGCTGTCGTCGAGCTGGCCGACGGGCGGTGAGAAGGAAATCGCCTGGCGGACGGACTCGCTCTCGGTGCGCGAAGGTCACTGACCGGCGCTTTGACCGGCGCTTTGACCGGCGCTCTGGCCGGCCAGGCGCAGGATCGCCGCGGCGCTGCGGTCGACGTCGGCTTCCGTCGTCGACCAGCCGGACACCGAGATCCGCAGGTACCGGCGGCCGCGCCAGGTGGTGCCGCCCAGCCAGCAGGTGCCGTCGTCCTGGACTTTCCGGATGAGAGCGTCGGTGTCACCGCCGAAGGACACGAGGACCTGGTTGAGGACGACGTCGTTGGCGATCTCGGCACCGCCCTCGGCGAGTTTCCCGGCGAAGCGGCGGGCGAGCCGGCAGCAGCGGCCGACGAGTTCGGCGACGCCGTCGCGGCCCAGTTCGCGCAGCGCCGCCCAGACCGCGAACCCGCGGGCGCGGCGTGACGACTCCAAGGTCAGGTCGCCCATGCCGGACACCTCGCCGGCGCCGGTGAGGTAGGCGGCCCGGTAGGCGATCGCCGCGGCGTGGACGTCCGGGCGGGCGCAGAAGACGAAGCCCGAGTCGTACGGCACGTTCAGCCACTTGTGCCCGTCGCACGCCCAGGAATCGGCGAGTTCGACGCCGTCGAGGAGCGCGCGGGTTTCCGGGTTGGCGGCGGCCCAGAGCCCGAAGGCGCCGTCGACGTGGATCCAGGCGCCGCCGGCGGCGTCCCGGGCGGCGCGCAGGTCGTCGCACGCGCCGGTGTTCACGTTTCCCGCCTGCAGGCAGACGATCAGCGGCCCGGTGCCGGCTTCGCACACCTTCCGCAGGTCTTCGACGTCGATCGCGCCCTGCGGGCCGGCTTTGACCGGCTCGACGGCCCGGGTACCGAAGCCGAGCAGCCGCAGGGCGCGGTCGACGGTGGCGTGCCGTTCTTCGCTCGCGACGACGCGGACGCGCGGAGCGCCGGCGAGCCCGTCACGCTCGACGTCCCAGCCGGCTTCGGCGAGCACGTGGTGCCGCGCGGCGGCGAGGCCGGCGGTGTTCGCGGCTTGCCCGCCGGTGACGAACCCGGTGGAGGCCGTGGCGGGGAGACCGAGCAGTTCTTTGAGCCACTCGCCGGCAACGTCCTCGGCGGCGGCCGCGGCGGGCGAGAGGACGGCGTTGAAGCCGTTCTGGTCCCAGCCGGCGGCGAGGACATCGGCCGCGGTGGCGGCCGGGAGGGCGCCGCCGATGACGAACCCGAAGAACCGCGGCCCGGCGGTGGCGACGAGCCCGGGACCGGCCGCGCGGGCGAGCTGTTCGAGCACTTCGGACGGTGGCGTGGGGTGCGCGGGAAGCGGGCCGCCGAAGCCGGACCGCAGGGCGGCAAGGTCGACGGCGGCCGGGGCAACGGGCCGGTTCGCGAGAGAGGCGCGGTAACCGGCGGCGAGCTCGGCGGCGCGGGCCAGGAGGGCGTGCATCTCATCCACGGGCCGACTGTAGGCCGGGTTCGAGGGTGAGCGGCGCGATTTACGACCCGGCTCGCTCGGCTCAGCTCGGCTCGGCCGGCGCAGCCCGGCCGGTTCGGCTCGGCCGGTTCGGCCCGGTCGGCGCAGCCCGGCCCGGCCGGTTCGGCCCGGCTTGGCTTGACTTGGCCAGCCCGGCCCGGCGGGCGCCGCGGCTGAGCGGCCGCACCGGCAAGCAATCCGGCGCCATTCCCCGCTGCTCCCCGCAGCTGCGCGGCCGACGTGACCTCCGGCACGGCGACCCCCTCGATCTTCGCCATACCCTCGTCGTCCAGGGGTGAGTGTTCATCTTCTGCGCGCTTCGGCTGGGAACAATCACCGGCCTCCCGGCGTAGCGTCCTGGTATGGAGACCCCGTTGAGCACCGACCGGCTCGTGATCCGGGACTGGACGCCTGACGACGCCGAAGCCGCGTTCGCCGTCTACGGCGCGGAAGACGTCACGCACTGGCTGACCCCGGCCATGGACCGCGTCGGCGACATCGGCGCGATGCGCGCGGTGCTGCACGCCTGGCAGGAGGCCCAGCCGAACCTGCCGCCGCCGCGGGGGCGGTGGGCCGTCGAGCGCAAGGAGGACGGCGTGGTGATCGGGGGCCTCGGCATCCGGCTGCTGCCGCCGTTCGAAGAGGACCTCGAACTGAGCTGGCAGCTCAACCCCGGCGTCTGGGGCAAGGGTTACGCGTCCGAGGCAGCCACCGCGCTGATCGAGTGGGCCTTCACCCAGGACACCGAAGAGCTGTTCGCCGTCGCGCGGCCGAACAACACGCGGGCGATCGCGGTCGCCAAGCGGCTCGGCATGCAGTGGGTCGGCGAGACCGACAAGTACTACAACCTGCGGCTGCAGGTGTACCGGATCCGGCAGACCGACCTCATCGGCTGACCGGCTCGAGCAGGAAGACGCGGATGTCTCGGTGCGAAGCCCGCACGGCGTACCGGTCGTACGCCGGCCAGTACGCCGCCACCGCGTCCCACATCTCGCGGCGCTCGTCCCCGGTCAGGAGCCGTCCGGTGACGTCGAGGGTCCGGCCACCCAGCGCGACCGTTGCCTTCGGCTGAGCCAGCAGGTTCGCCGACCAGGCCGGGTGGGCCTCGCCGCCCCAGTTCGAGCCGATCACGACGTACCCGCCGGCCCGCTCGACGTAGAGCAGCGGCACCTGGCGGGGCTCGCCGCTGCGCCGCCCGATCGTCGTGAGCAGCAACGTCCGCAGCCCGACCGCCGCGCCGACGCCGACCCGGCCGCCGCTGATCCGCAGCAGCACCCGGTCGGCGGGCACGAGCGCCCGCCCCAGCACCGCGAACGCCCGGCTCTTGCCGAACCCGGCGAAGACTCCCCGCAAACCAGCCACGGCGAGATCCTAGGTCTGGCAGGGTGGGCGAGCATGACCCGCCCCGAAACCGCCGCCGAGGTCTTCGACGCGCTCGGCACGGACTACGAACACGCCTTCCGCACCGCGACCGCCCAGCGCGCCGCGCTCACCGACCTGCTCGCCGCCCTGCCGCCGGAGGCGAAGGTGCTCGACCTCGGCGCCGGCACCGGGCGGCCGACCGCGGAACTGCTGGTCGCCGCCGGGCACGACGTCACCGGCTACGACGTCGCCCCGAAGATGGTCGAGATCGCCCGCAGCCAGGTGCCGGCCGCCCGGTTCGAACTCGGGGACATGCGCGAACTGTCCTTCGCCGACGGCACCTGGGACGCGATCACGGCGTTCTTCTCGATGCTGCAGCTCCCCCGGGCCGAGCAGGAAACCATGATCGGCCGCCTCGCGACCTGGCTGAAGCCCGGCGGCCTGCTCGTCTTCGCCACCGTGCCCGCCGACGTCGACGGAGTGGACATCGTTTTCCTGGGCCACCCGGTCCGCGCGTACAGTTTCGCCACCGGTCCCCTCAAGGAGCGGCTGCGGGCGGCGGGCCTCGAAATCGTCCACGAGGACGAGGCCGAGTTCGTCCCCGACCACCCGGACGCCGGCCCCGAGCCGCACGTCTACCTGACCGCCCGCAAACCGGCCTGAGCCGGCCGACCCGCCGACGTCGAGCACCCGGCGGACATGAATTTTGCTCAGCTTCGTGCGTGTGCCACGCGGCGAACCCGAGCTAAAGTGAGGAAATGGGCATCGAAGCTCTGGCCAGGCCGGTACCTCGCGAACACCGCGAGCTCCTGCGCGAGATGCTGGCCAGGCTCCCCGAGTTCGCCGATCGCCTCGCCCGGCTGCTCAGTGAGCAGGACGAGTTCTACCGGCAGGTGGAAGCCGTCGACCCCGGCGAACTGCGGCAGGTCTGCCGGGCCAACCTCGAGCGCGCGCTGACGGCGCTGGCCGAAGGCCACGGCCTCGCCATCGACGCCGCCCGCAAGACCGGGCTCACCCAGGCGCGCCAGGGCATCCCGCTGCCCGCGGTGCTGCGTGCGTTCCGGATCGGCGGCACCTTCGTCTACGAAGGACTCCTCGAGCTCGCCGGCCCGGAGTTCCTCAACCCGACCCGGACGATCGAGATCAACTCCTACGTCTGGAAGGCGATCGACCTCTACTCCGACGCGCTGACCACCGCGTACGAGGAGGTCGCGGCCGAGCCGTCGCACGCGAACGCGCGGCTGCTGGACGACCTGCTGCGCGGCCGGCTCGCCGGCCAGGCGGACATGGAGGCCGCCGCCCGCGAGCTGGGCCTGCCGACCGCGGGCATGTTCGTCGCCGCGGTCACCGAGCGCGTCGAGCCGGACGAGCACGACTCCGTCGAGGCGCTGCTGCGGGCGCGGCGCTGGCGGTCGGCGTGGCGGCCCGGCGGCGAGGCCGGCCTGGTCGCGATCGACCGGATCGAGGACGTCCGGCGGCTGCGCGAAGTGCTCGGTTCGCTGCCCCTGGCGGCCGGGATGAGCAAGCCGTTCACCGGGTTCCCCGACGTCCCGGACGCCCTGCACCGGGCCCGGATCGCCCGCCGCTCGCTGCCGGCGGGGACGGCCGGCGTGGTGGTGTTCGGCGACTCGCCGGTGACGACGCTGGTCGCGGCCGCGCCCGGGATGGCCCGCGACGTCGTCCGGTCGGCCCTGGCCGGGGTGCTCGCGCTGCCGGGCGCGGAGCGCAAGGTCCTGCTCGACACGCTGCTGGCGTGGTTCGCCGGCCACGGCTCGGCGAAGGAAGCCGCGGACCGGCTGTTCGTGCACCCCAACACGGTCCGGTACCGGCTGCGCCGCGTGCAGGAGCTGACCAAACGCGACCTCACCGACCCGGTCGACATCGGCGAGCTGTACGTCGCGCTGGAGTCGGTGCGCCTGGAACCCGAGCCCGTGTGATCGTCTTTCGATCACTACCGATTGACTTTCGATAGGAAGAGCGCGATAGTCGGCGCATGGTTACCGAGAAGTGGGCCGTCGCCGCGCTCAGAGTTTTCCTCGTGGTGCTGTTCGGCGTCCTCGTCGTGTTCCAGACGCTCTCGCTGCCGGGCGGCATCGCCTACCACACGCAGCAGAACCCGCACGACGCTCCGCTGCGCTGGCCGTTGACCGCCATCGCGGTGTTCCTGGTGCTGTGCGCCGAGGTGGTGGTCGTCGCGACCTGGAAGCTGCTGACGCTGGTCAAGAAGGACCGGATCTTCACCACCGCGTCCCTGAAGTGGGTCGACGCGATCGTCTGGGCCGTCGCCGCCGCGTGGCTGGTGGTCGCCGGGATGCTGCTGTTCGTCGGCTTCAACGCGGACGACCCGGGGATGCCGATGCTGCTGTTCCTGGTGACCGTGGCGATCACCGTGATCGGCCTGCTGATGCTGGTCATGCGCGCGCTGCTGCGGCAGGCCACCACCCTCCGGTCCGACCTGGAAGCGGTCATCTGATGCCGATCGTAGTGCGCATCGACGTCGAACTGGCCAAGCGCAAGATGAGCGTCGGGGAGTTCGCCGAGAAGATCGGGCTCACGCCGGCCAACGTCGCCGTGCTGAAGAACGGCCGCGCCAAGGCGGTGCGCTTCAGCACCCTGGAAGCGATGTGCCGGGTGCTCGGCTGCCAGCCCGGCGACCTGCTCGAGTGGGTCGAACTCGAAGACGAGGTTTAGCCAGGTCAGTGGGCCGACACGGACTCGGCGATGGCCTCCAAGCGCGTGGCGGGCCGCGCTAAGCCGCGTCGGTGTCGACCAAGCGGGCCAGCTCCAGCAGCGTTCCCTCGAACCCCGGGCCGGCCGTCAGCGCCACCGTGAGCGGGCCGCCGCGCCGGTCCCGGCCCACCGGGAGGGTCACCGCCGGCTCCGTCCACTGCGGACGGTCCACACCGGCCGAAACCACCACGTCCGGCCGGGCGGGGCGATGCTTGCGGCCGCCCGCGTCGAGGTCGAGGACCACGTTGCCGTGCAACGAAAGCAGAGCCGCGACGTCCGCCACGGCATCGCGCAGCTCGCGGTCGGCGATCGAGTCCGAATGGGCGCCGATCGCCGGGCGGGGCGGGTGGGTGTCGTGGGCCAGGCGGGGCACGATCGCTTGGAGGGCGCCCGAGGCGCACGTCAGCACCCGGATGCCGGGCACGCCGGCCTGGGGGTCGGCGATGCTGATCCCCGCGCTCGCGGCGGCCGCCACGATCCGGGCCCGCCAGCGCGCGGTCGCCGCGATGGCGACCATCGATGGGTCCTGGGGCAAAAGGGGAATTCTCCTTCGCGATCCGGCGCGGCGGCAGGGGGATCGTCCGATGGTGAGCCCGTGCCCGTTGTGCCCGGGAACAAACATGTTTGGCCGCTTGGTCCGAACGGTCGCGCCCATGCGCCCTTCCGGTCGTACCGGACGTCTGTGACCGCCGGTCACACTTTGACGCGCGACGTGGCGCGGGCCACTATCCGTGCACCTGATTACCGCCGGGTAATTTGCGTGTCCGGAGTACGACCCAGGAGGACCGTTGCGACGAGCTTTCGGCCTGATCTTGCTGGCGCTGGGGGTCTTCGCGATCGCCGGGGCGGTGCTGCTGCCGACCTACGTCTACCCGAAGCTCGCCAAGGTGCCGCTCGACCAGGATTCGACGTCGGTGCTGGAAGGCACCGCGAGCAAGGTCCTCGCCGTGACCGACAAGGGCGCCGGCCCGGTCACCGAGATCCGCGAGAACCGGAAGCTGACCGCGACCGGCCACGTGCAGGCGAACTTCGCCTCGCCCGAGATGCACGAGGGCACCGACTACGCGGTCTGGCTGCTCGCGGTGCAGGTCAAGGACGACGAGGACGGCACGGTGCTCACCGCGAGCAAGCGGCAGGTCTGCTTCGACCGGCGCACTTCCGAGGGCTACGACCCGCGCGGGGATGCCGACCCGAAGTGCACCAAGGAAAGCAGCTACGTCACCGAGCTCAAGGACAAGGCGGACAAGGACGGCGAGAAGCCGCCCGAGAAGAACGTCTACAAGCCCCAGCCCGGCCTGAACTTCAAGTTCCCGTTCGGCACCGAGCAGAAGGACTACCAGGTCTACGACGACAACACCGGCACCGCCGTCACCGCCCGGTACACCGGCACCGAGGAGGTGAACGGAGTCGAGACCTACAAGTTCGTCCAGAACATCCCGGACACCAAGCTCCAGACGAAGTCGGTGCCCGGCTCGCTCGTCGGCGTCGCCGACTCGAGTGTCGACGCGGACCTGTACTACCGCGGGGTCAACACCATGTGGGTGGAGCCGGTCACCGGCGTCGAGGTGAAGCAGCAGCAACAGCAGCACCAGGAACTGCGGCCCACCACGGGCAACCCCACCGTCGTGTTCGACGGGACGCTGGCCTACAACGGCAAGACGATCGCGCAGATGGTCGACCAGATCGACGAGAACAAGGGCAAGCTGGAGTTCCTGTCGAGCACCGGCCCGCTCTGGCTCGGCATCGGCGGCGGGGTGCTGATCGTCCTGGCGATCTTCGTGCTGGTCCGCCGGCGCCCGGCCGCCCCGCCGGCCCCGCCGCGGCGGCACCGGGAACCGGTCGGCGCGGGCCGCTAACTCTTGCGCAAGACCAAGACCAAATTCCAGGACGCAATTTCACGCAGGCCGGGAATCCGCACGATCCACATCGCCCAGCTCGGGTGGTAGCGCGGATACCCGGCCACGAAATCGGCGAGCGGCGTCGTCTTCGCCCAGCGAAGCGCGGCGCCGACCGAAACCGGAAAGAGACTCTCCCCGAATTTGTTCTTCGGCTGCTTCCCGAGTTTCCGGGCATAACGCTGCCGGGCGTAGTGGCCGCCGAGGAAATGCCACGGCGCGGTCTCGTGGCCGCCCCACGGCGAATACCACGGCGTGAACGAGGCGAAGATCGTGCCGCCGGGCTTGGTCACCCGGCACATCTCGGCGAGCATGACCCACGGCTGCGACACGTGCTCCAGCACGTTCGACGAGTAGCAGACGTCCACGGATCCGCTGCGCACGGGCAGTTCCGTGCCGCTGGCGCGGATCATGTTCTCCCCCGGCTCGCCGCGGGCGGACAGCTCGCCGACGTCCGGGTCCAGGCCGAGGTAGACCGCGCCGGCCGCGCGGAAGGCGTCGGAGAAGTAGCCGGGGCCGCCGCCGACGTCGAGCACCGTGCGGCCATCCAGCGGAGTGTGCGCCGCCAATTGCCGGACGGAGTCGGCGGCGAGCGTGGAATAGAAGCCGTCCGGGTCGGTCTGTTCGGTCAGGAATGTCCGGAACAGCGTCACCGACCGGCGGAGCGTGGCGCGATGCGGCTGCGCCGTCGCGACGATAACCGGATTACCTACCATTGAACCGTCGCTTTCCCGAATACGTTCATCTAAGGTGTACGCACCAGTAACCTAGCACCGTCGCTACAGTTTGGATAACCCGATGGAACGTCCTCGTGTGCTCCTCCTCAACTGGCGCGACACCGGCCACCCCGAAGGCGGCGGCTCGGAGCGGTACGTCGAGCGGATGGCCGAGGGCCTGGCCAGAGCGGGGTACCGGGTCGAGATCCAGTGCGCCGCCTACCCGGGTGCGACGGCGGGCGAGTGGCGTGACGGCGTCCGCTACCGGCGGCGCGGCAACAAGTTCGGCGTCTACGCGCACGCGCTGCGCGCCATCCGCCGGGCCCGCGCCGATCTCGTGGTGGACGTGCAGAACGGCATGCCGTTCTTCGCCCGGCTGGTCGCCGGCTGCCCGGTGCTGGTGCTCGTGCACCACGTCCACAGGGAACAGTGGATCAGCGCGCTCGGCGAGACGCTGGGCCGGGTCGGCTGGTGGATCGAGTCGCGGCTGGCGCCGTGGCTGTTCCGCCGGTGCCGCTACGTCACGGTTTCCGAGGTCACCAAGGCGGAACTGGCGGAACTGGGCATCGGGCGCGAGCGCGTCACGGTGGTCCCGAACGGCCTCGACACGCCACCGCCGTGCGCGTCCGAACGGGACAGGGAGCCCACGCTGGTCGCGGTGAGCCGGCTGGTGCCGCACAAGCGGATCGAGCACGCCATCGACGTCGTCGCGCGGCTCGCGCGGCGCTGGCCGTCCCTGCGGCTGGAGGTCGTGGGCCAGGGGCCGTGGGACGAGGTGCTGCGCGCCCACGCGGCTTCGCGCGGGGTCGCCGACCGGGTCGTCCTGCACGGCTGGGTCGACGAGCAGGCCAAGCACGAGATCCTCGCGCGCTCGTGGCTGCACCTGTGCCCGTCGGTCAAGGAGGGCTGGGGCATCGTCATCATGGAAGCCGCGGCACACGGCGTGCCCTCGGTCGCCTACCGCGCCGCCGGCGGCGTGCGGGAGTCCATTGTGGAAGGCCGGACCGGCCTGCTGGCCGACGACTTCGACGATTTCACCGCGCAGGTCGACGGCCTGCTCGCCGACGGCCTGCGGCGCGCGGAAATGGGCTTGGCGGGCGCCGAGCGGGCCGGGAAGTACAGCTGGGACGCCAGTGTCGGCCAGTTCGCGTCACTGGTGCGGGACGTCTCCGGGCAGCCCGTCCCCCGGCCCCGCACCCTGGTCCCGGCGCTCGCCGAGCAGCCGACCTGATGCAGTGAATGACTCATTCCTGGCGTCGGACGCCAGGAATGAGTCATTCATGTCATTGTCGCGCCGTCTGGTCCCGTACCGCATCCCGGAACTCACCCAAGAGCCGAGCCGCCGCGGCCGCGTCGAAGTCCTTGCGGCGAGCCCGCACGGTGACCGTGGTCTGGCCACCGGTCGTCGCCACGCCGAACGCCACGCCTGAGCGGCCGCTCGCCGCCGGGTAGAACGCCAGCGTCCGCACGGTGTCCGCGGTGGACACCACACCCAGGTTGGACACCAGGAACGTCGATCCCAGCCTGCTCGCCAGCAGCCGCGTGCCCAGCCGGGCGAGCCGGCTGCTGCGCGCCGGGAAATCCGGCTCCGGCGGCTGGGCCCGCAGCACCGCGGCGACGTCCGCGCCGCGCGGCAGCCGCAGCCGGAAGAACGCGCTGTCGTGCACCGGTTCCGGCGCCGCGCCGGACCGCCGTGACGCGCCCAGCGCGGCCACGACACGGGTGGTGCGGGCGCCGTGCGCGCGGTTCCAGCGTTCGGTGGCGCTCGCGGCGGCCGCGACGAACCCCGCGGCCCCGAGCCGCAGGCCCGGCTCGTCGCAGGCCACGAAGACGTCCCCGACGGCCGCCTGCCCGTGTTCGGGCGTGATCCGGCCCGGTGGGGCGAAAAGCGCCTCAGCGAGCCGCTGGAGGGCCGAAACCACAAAGGGTTTGCCGCCCGTGCGTTCGCCGATCCCGCGCGCGGCCGAAGAAACCGGGACGTCGAGGAGGATACCGAGCAGGGCGAGCAGGCCGAGGCCGTCGAGGGCGCCGTGGTGCGCGGCGATGAGGAGCGTGCGCTCACCGGCGGCGACGCGCACCAGGGGCGCGCCGCGTTCGTAGGGCGCCGAGGCGAAGCGGTCCCGCACGGCGGCCAGATCGGTGAGCCGCTCGATTCCGGGCACCGCACCGAGGTGCGGGTACTGCTGGACCGCGGCCGCCAGCCGGGCACGGAGCTTCTCCGGTTCCGGTGCGGGCGCGCCGAGTTCCGCTTCGAGGAGGATGCTCCAGGAAACGGTGGGGTCGCCGTAGAGCCCGACGACGCGGTGGGCGTGGTCGGAGGCGAGCCGGGTCACGCGCCTCAGCGGTCCCCGTAGAGCTTGAGCGGGTGGTCGGCAGGGTTGAACTTCACCTGCGCGTTGAGCTTCTGCTGCACCGGAGCGGCGGTGTCCGGGTCCGCGCCCTGGATGAGGGCGAAACCGCCCGCGGTCGCCGCTCCGCCGCCGATGATGACGGCGACGATCGCGCCGATGACCGTGCCCACGAGTCACTCCTTCCGCGGCGGGAGAATCCCGCCGCGGCCCAATGTACGCATCGGTAACATGCGGCACAACACTGCGACGCACAGCAACGTGAGCGCTACTCCGTTCGCCAGCAAGGCGGGCGTCCACGAGACCGCTTTCACCGCGGGCTCACCCGGGGTCCGGTACAGCGTCAACCAGTCGCCCGACCACACCGGCGTCGCGCCGGCGAGCAACCGCGGATCCACGTAGCCGGGTGTCCCGTGTTCGACGAGGATCCAGCCGATGCCCGCGTCGGTGAGCTCCCGCGCGGACGTCGCGGCGCGGACGTCGCCGATCCTCGGGTCCTCACCGGCGATCCGCTCGGCGCCGACCTGCAGGGTGTCGTCCATCAGCACGGGTTTCGGCAGCACGCGCGGCGCCGGGTCGAGCTGGGTGCGATCGGCGTTCCACGCGAACCCGCGGAACGCCGAGAGCGGCAGCGCCAGCACGTCACCGGGCCGGTCGCCGAGCTGTCCGGACACCGCCGCCCAGTCGTCCGGGTACTGCGCGGTGCCGAGCCGTCCCCAGCCGCCCCACGCGAGGTCCGGCATGGTCAGCAGCGGGAAGACGACCGCCGCCGTCACCAATCCGGCGCGTCCCCCGGCGGTTTGCAGCTTCGCCGCGGCGGCTTCGACGGCCAGCGCGAAGCCCAAGGCGAGCGGCAGGGCCCACCACGCCACCCACTTCTGGGCGTCCCGCAGCAGTCCGGCGCCAGGCACGTACCGCGTCGCCGCGGTGAGCAGCGTGTCCCCACCCGGCAACGTCGCCAGTGAAGCCAGGAGAACACCCAGGACGCCGAGCGCGGTCAAGGAGCGCACCGGCGCCTTCCCCCACCGGTGGGCGAGCGGCCGGAGCCCGGCGATCGCCACGGCGACGACGATGAGCGTCAGCACCGGGACCAGGGGCACGGCCCGGCTTTCCGGCACCGTTTCGGCGTTCCAGATGCCACCGAGGCCCAGCACGCTGAGCAGCGCGGGGCCCCAGCTTTCGGCGCGGGCGCTGAACGCCGTGACGCCGTCCGGGTCGGAGAACGCGCCGCCGGCGTCGAGGAACGTCGGGACCAGCCAGGGCAGGTTGAGCACGAGCGCGATCGGAACCGTTTGCCGGAGCCGTCGCGAACCGGCGGCCACGACCACGACGGCCGCCGCGAGGACGCCGCCCGGCGGGGTCAGCACGGCCGGAGCGCAGGCGATCACCAGCTTCGGCAGGGCACCGGGTTCGCGCGCCCGCACGGCGAGCCCGGCGCCGACGATCCACGGCAGGGCCGCGTACGTCAGGAGCAGCGGCCAGTGCCCGATGAACAGCCGTTCGGCGAAGTACGGCGTCCAGGCGTAGGCCGTCGCCGCGACGAGCCGGGTGCCCAGGTGCTCGGTGGGGACGAGCCGTCCCGCGCCGAAGGCGGCGAAGTAGACGGCCGAGAGCAGGACGATCTTCTGGACGATGTCGCCGGGCAGCACGGTGGTGGCGAGCGCGACGGCGGCGTCGGCGGGGACGGACCGCGGCAGCGTGTCGCCGACCCCGAAGGCGTCCGGCACGAAGTACTGCCGTGGCGCGAAGACCATGTCGTAGCTCAGGACGAACCCGCGCCCGAGCAGGGGCGCGCAGACGGCGAACGCCAACGCGGCCGACAGCACGGGGAGGGCCGCCCGGCTGCTCGGTGCGTTCACGGCCCTTCCTTTCCGTTGCGCGCGCGGTTATCGTCCCTGGTCATTACCCGCCGGTAATGGGAGCCCGCCGTTGAGCGTAGACACCGAAGTCCCGGCCCGGACCGGCAACCGGGTCGCGGCGATCCTCGTCTCGCTCGCGCTCGCGGGCAACAACGCGGCCAGTTACGTGCTGA is from Amycolatopsis mediterranei and encodes:
- a CDS encoding helix-turn-helix domain-containing protein, which gives rise to MPIVVRIDVELAKRKMSVGEFAEKIGLTPANVAVLKNGRAKAVRFSTLEAMCRVLGCQPGDLLEWVELEDEV
- a CDS encoding DUF3068 domain-containing protein, yielding MRRAFGLILLALGVFAIAGAVLLPTYVYPKLAKVPLDQDSTSVLEGTASKVLAVTDKGAGPVTEIRENRKLTATGHVQANFASPEMHEGTDYAVWLLAVQVKDDEDGTVLTASKRQVCFDRRTSEGYDPRGDADPKCTKESSYVTELKDKADKDGEKPPEKNVYKPQPGLNFKFPFGTEQKDYQVYDDNTGTAVTARYTGTEEVNGVETYKFVQNIPDTKLQTKSVPGSLVGVADSSVDADLYYRGVNTMWVEPVTGVEVKQQQQQHQELRPTTGNPTVVFDGTLAYNGKTIAQMVDQIDENKGKLEFLSSTGPLWLGIGGGVLIVLAIFVLVRRRPAAPPAPPRRHREPVGAGR
- a CDS encoding class I SAM-dependent methyltransferase, whose translation is MTLFRTFLTEQTDPDGFYSTLAADSVRQLAAHTPLDGRTVLDVGGGPGYFSDAFRAAGAVYLGLDPDVGELSARGEPGENMIRASGTELPVRSGSVDVCYSSNVLEHVSQPWVMLAEMCRVTKPGGTIFASFTPWYSPWGGHETAPWHFLGGHYARQRYARKLGKQPKNKFGESLFPVSVGAALRWAKTTPLADFVAGYPRYHPSWAMWIVRIPGLREIASWNLVLVLRKS
- a CDS encoding glycosyltransferase family 4 protein, yielding MERPRVLLLNWRDTGHPEGGGSERYVERMAEGLARAGYRVEIQCAAYPGATAGEWRDGVRYRRRGNKFGVYAHALRAIRRARADLVVDVQNGMPFFARLVAGCPVLVLVHHVHREQWISALGETLGRVGWWIESRLAPWLFRRCRYVTVSEVTKAELAELGIGRERVTVVPNGLDTPPPCASERDREPTLVAVSRLVPHKRIEHAIDVVARLARRWPSLRLEVVGQGPWDEVLRAHAASRGVADRVVLHGWVDEQAKHEILARSWLHLCPSVKEGWGIVIMEAAAHGVPSVAYRAAGGVRESIVEGRTGLLADDFDDFTAQVDGLLADGLRRAEMGLAGAERAGKYSWDASVGQFASLVRDVSGQPVPRPRTLVPALAEQPT